The following are encoded together in the Acidimicrobiales bacterium genome:
- a CDS encoding acyclic terpene utilization AtuA family protein encodes MSGTGPLRVANCSGFYGDRLSAAREMVEGGPIDFLTGDYLAELTMLILWKSAQRTAGTGYATTFLRQMEEVLGTCVDRGIRVVTNAGGLNPAGLAEKMRELADRLGTPVNVAHIEGDDLLGRIEELVATGVPLDHMDTGQPWSDLPGKPVTANAYLGAWGIVEALAGGAQVVVCPRVTDASVVVGPAAWHFGWGREDWDSLAGAVVVGHILECGAQTTGGNYSFFTEIPDLRRPGFPVAEMHSDGSAVITKHPGTGGGVSVGTVTAQLLYEIGPPDYVNPDVVARFDTISLEQEGPDRVRVAGVRGLPAPGQYKVCVNYLGGYRNTMTFVLTGLDIEAKAAVAEAALFEQMGGRERFSEVDVRLIRTDKSDAPTNAEASAELRVTVKDPDPTRVGRPFSNAATALALASYPGFHTTSAPGEASAYGVYWPTLVPAAVVDQVVVGADGAVTHVPPTVPTGAAPPPAPPAPGVDPPAGPTRRVPLGTVFGARSGDKGGNANVGVWARTAAGYAWLAHHLSVARFKELVPEAAGLDVRRYELANLKAVNFVVVGILGEGVASSTRPDPQAKSLGEYLRSRLVDLPEALLA; translated from the coding sequence ATGAGCGGGACCGGGCCCCTCCGGGTCGCCAACTGCTCGGGGTTCTACGGGGACCGGCTCTCGGCGGCCCGGGAGATGGTCGAGGGCGGCCCCATCGACTTCCTCACCGGTGACTACCTGGCCGAGCTGACCATGCTGATCCTCTGGAAGTCGGCCCAGCGGACGGCGGGCACCGGCTACGCCACCACCTTCCTCCGCCAGATGGAGGAGGTGCTGGGGACGTGTGTGGACCGGGGGATCAGGGTCGTGACCAACGCCGGCGGTCTCAACCCCGCCGGCCTGGCGGAGAAGATGCGCGAGCTGGCCGACCGGCTGGGCACACCCGTGAACGTGGCCCACATCGAGGGCGACGATCTGCTGGGCCGGATCGAGGAGCTGGTGGCGACCGGCGTGCCGCTCGACCACATGGACACGGGCCAGCCGTGGAGCGACCTGCCCGGCAAGCCGGTGACGGCCAACGCCTACCTGGGGGCGTGGGGGATCGTCGAGGCGCTGGCCGGCGGGGCCCAGGTCGTGGTGTGCCCACGCGTCACCGACGCCTCGGTGGTGGTGGGCCCGGCGGCGTGGCACTTCGGGTGGGGGAGGGAGGACTGGGACTCCCTGGCCGGCGCGGTCGTCGTGGGCCACATCCTCGAGTGCGGGGCCCAGACCACCGGGGGCAACTACTCCTTCTTCACCGAGATCCCCGACCTGCGCCGGCCGGGCTTCCCGGTGGCGGAGATGCACTCCGACGGCTCAGCCGTGATCACCAAGCACCCCGGGACCGGCGGGGGGGTGTCGGTCGGCACCGTCACCGCCCAGCTCCTGTACGAGATCGGCCCCCCGGACTACGTCAACCCCGACGTGGTGGCGCGCTTCGACACCATCTCCCTGGAGCAGGAGGGGCCGGACCGGGTTCGCGTCGCCGGCGTCCGCGGACTGCCTGCGCCGGGTCAGTACAAGGTCTGCGTCAACTACCTCGGCGGCTACCGGAACACGATGACCTTCGTCCTGACCGGCCTCGACATCGAGGCCAAGGCGGCGGTGGCGGAGGCGGCGCTGTTCGAGCAGATGGGGGGGCGGGAGCGCTTCTCCGAGGTCGACGTGCGGCTGATCCGCACCGACAAGTCCGACGCCCCGACCAACGCCGAGGCATCGGCCGAGCTGCGGGTGACGGTCAAGGATCCCGATCCCACGCGCGTGGGGCGGCCCTTCTCCAACGCCGCCACCGCCCTGGCGCTGGCCAGCTACCCCGGCTTCCACACCACGTCGGCGCCGGGGGAGGCGTCGGCCTACGGCGTGTACTGGCCGACTCTGGTGCCGGCCGCCGTGGTCGACCAGGTCGTCGTGGGGGCCGACGGCGCCGTCACCCACGTACCTCCGACCGTCCCGACGGGCGCCGCCCCGCCCCCGGCGCCGCCGGCGCCCGGCGTCGACCCGCCGGCCGGTCCCACCCGCCGGGTGCCGCTCGGAACGGTGTTCGGCGCCCGCTCGGGGGACAAGGGGGGCAACGCCAACGTCGGGGTGTGGGCCCGCACCGCCGCCGGCTACGCCTGGCTGGCGCACCACCTCTCGGTGGCCCGGTTCAAGGAGCTGGTGCCCGAGGCGGCCGGTCTCGACGTGCGCCGCTACGAGCTGGCCAACCTCAAGGCGGTGAACTTCGTCGTCGTGGGGATCCTCGGCGAGGGCGTGGCGTCGAGCACGCGCCCCGATCCGCAGGCCAAGAGCCTGGGGGAGTACCTCCGCTCCCGTCTCGTCGACCTGCCCGAGGCGCTGCTCGCCTGA
- a CDS encoding SDR family oxidoreductase — protein sequence MSEAIPPPSYVSGHGLLAGRTAVITAAAGAGIGYSTAQRFVEEGARIVISDAHARRVEEAAERLGVGGIACDVTDEAQVQALFDGAVEQLGGIDVVVNNAGLGGTADLVDMADEEWARVLDVSLTGTFRCTRAALRHMQPRRRGVIVNNASVLGWRAQPGQAHYAAAKAGVMALTRCAAMEAAPFGVRVNAVSPSLSMNPFLAKVTSEDLLADLERREAFGRSAEPWEVANVIVFLASDYSSYMTGEVVSVSNQHP from the coding sequence GTGAGCGAAGCGATCCCGCCGCCCTCCTACGTCTCGGGCCACGGGCTGCTGGCGGGGCGGACCGCGGTCATCACCGCCGCCGCCGGAGCCGGCATCGGCTACTCCACCGCCCAGCGCTTCGTCGAGGAGGGGGCGCGGATCGTGATCAGCGACGCCCACGCCCGGCGGGTGGAGGAGGCGGCCGAGCGGCTGGGGGTCGGGGGCATCGCCTGTGACGTGACCGACGAGGCTCAGGTCCAGGCCCTGTTCGACGGCGCCGTCGAGCAGCTGGGCGGGATCGACGTGGTGGTGAACAACGCCGGCCTCGGCGGGACCGCCGACCTCGTCGACATGGCCGACGAGGAGTGGGCGCGCGTCCTCGACGTGTCGCTGACGGGGACGTTCCGCTGCACCCGTGCCGCCCTTCGCCACATGCAGCCGCGCCGGCGGGGGGTGATCGTGAACAACGCGTCGGTGCTCGGCTGGCGCGCCCAGCCCGGCCAGGCGCACTACGCCGCGGCCAAGGCCGGCGTGATGGCCCTCACCCGGTGCGCGGCGATGGAGGCGGCGCCGTTCGGGGTGCGGGTCAACGCCGTGTCACCGTCGCTGTCGATGAACCCGTTCCTGGCCAAGGTCACGTCCGAGGACCTGCTGGCCGACCTGGAGCGACGGGAGGCCTTCGGTCGGTCGGCCGAGCCCTGGGAGGTGGCCAACGTCATCGTCTTCCTCGCCAGCGACTACTCCTCCTACATGACGGGAGAGGTCGTAAGCGTGTCGAACCAGCATCCGTAG